In Bacillota bacterium, the genomic window TTGCGCTGCCCGTTCTGTGGCTATGAGGATAGCAAGGTACTGGATTCTCGACCGGCCGAGGATGGCAACGCGATCCGGCGCCGCCGGGAATGTTTGGAGTGTGCCAAAAGATTCACCACCTACGAGCGAATCGAAGAGATTCCGCTGATGATCGTGAAGAAGGATGGCCGAAGAGAGGTTTTCGACCGCAATAAGCTCCTGCGCGGGCTGATCAAAGCCTGTGAAAAGCGGCCGACAACACTGGCTGTGCTGGAAAAACTGGTGGATGAGGTAGAGAAAGAACTGCGCAATACCATGGACCAGGAAATTACCAGTCAGGTGGTTGGTGAAATGGTGATGGAAAAATTGCGTCAGGTTGATGAAGTTGCATACGTGCGATTTGCTTCGGTCTACCGGCAGTTTACTGACGCGCACAAGTTTATCCAGGAGATAGAAAAATTGATTAAATCAAATACAAGTCAATAGAGGAGGCGCTATCCATGTTTACTAAGATTAAAAAACGAGATGGCCGCGAAGTTGAATTTAATGACGCCAAGATTACTGATGCTATCTTTAAGGCGGCCCAAGCGGTTGGCGGGGAGGACCGGCAGACCGCCGTTGAACTTACTGTTGAGGTTCTTAGGCTGTTGAAAAAGCAGTTTAACGGCAATATCTTTACGGTAGAAGACGTGCAGGATGCGGTTGAGAAGGTCTTGATTGAGGCCGGGCACGCGAAAACCGCTAAGGCCTACATTCTCTACCGGGCGAAGCGAACCAGAATCCGGGAAGGCAAATCAGAGTTAATGGACACTGTAGCGGATATTCTGGTGGAAACCAACCGGGAAAATGCCAACATTGGTAACTCGCCCTCGGCCAAGATGCTGCAGATTGCTAGCGCGGCCAGCAAGCGCTACTATTTGACGCGCCTGATCCCCGAAGAATTCTCTTTGGCCCACATTCGTGGTGATATCCACATTCATGATTTAGACTTCTATGCCAAAACGCTCAACTGTATCCAGATCCCTCTGGGAAAACTGCTCAAATCAGGCTTCAATAACGGGCACGGTTATATTCGACCTCCGAAGCGGCCTGGTTCCGCTACTGCTTTAGCGGCGATCATCTTGCAGAGCTCGCAGAATGATATGTTTGGCGGCCAGTCGTTTCCGTTCTTTGACCGTGACATCGCTGAGTTCGTGAAGGACGCCTCAGAGGATGAAACCTTCCAGGCCATGGAGGCTTTGATCTATAACCTGAACAGCATGCACTCGCTACGTGGCCGCGAGCGGATTTGGGTTTTCGACCGGGATAAGGGGCAGTTTTATACCATTTCCATGGAGGAATTCCACCGTCAGTTTAAACCGGGCCGCTTTGCTGCGTTAAGCCTCAACTACCAGACCGGGCGTACTGAGTTAAAAGACATCACTGCTTCTATGAAACACCCAAATTTCAACAGGCTGCTCAGAGTTAGACTGAAGTCGGGTCAGTGTGTGGAGGTAACGGACAACCATTCCTTGATGACTTTGAATGAGAATGGGGAGATCACTACTGCAATGCCCGAAGCCATGCGGGTTGGTCTGACCCCAGCCCGATGGCAGATTGAGGCGCATGAACACATCTATGACTTGAGCAGGTATCCAGCATCGCGCCGTTATCCCATGGCTCAATTAAAACTTGATGAAAACCTGGCCCGGTTCTTAGGTTTCTATGTAGCAGAAGGTTCAGTAGATGGATCGGCAATTCAACTGGCCTTATTTGATGAGGAACTGGAGTTTGTTATCAAGGAAATATTGCAACGGATCCATCCTGACTTTTCTGTGCGCCTCCGCTATCGAAATGGAAAAAAGGCTGACGTGGCTTGCCGGGTGGGACGTACATTTGCTAGTTTTGTTGGGGATATTTGTGGCCGGGGCGCGGCAAATAAACGGGTGCCCTCAGAGCTTTTCCTGGCTTCTGAATCCATAATCAGAGCCTTCCTGGATGGTTATTTGAGCGGAGACGGGAGTGTGAGCGGTAACCGTGTAACTGCTACCACCATATCCTCGGAACTGCGGGACGGCATCTACTTGCTGTTAGTCAGGTTGGGAATCCCTGCCTACATGCGCCAGTATTACCCACAGACCCGGTTCGCTAGTGTTTGTGAACAGTATAAGATCGCGGTGGGAGGTTATTATGCTACTTCCTTATCTCTATCAGGAAGAAAAGGGGAGAATTTAGCTGACCTATACCGAGTGACCACCGAGCAAACCCAATACGATTACGAATACCTGCGCCCGCACATTGCTAGAGTTTATGGGATTCACAGCCGGAACGCACATCAATACCGGATCCGACCGGTCTATATTGAAGAGTTAGTGGCCGATTTGGAGGCTCGTCGGCTAAAACCAGAAGAGGAGAGAATGGTAACTCAGCTAGCTAATTTTGAATTTTGGAAGAGTGAAGTTGAGAAATCTCTTAAATTGGTAGATTCCACTGAAAAGTATCACTTACAGAAACTATTAATAAGGGATCAATTACCTCGTTTCAGTAAATATCTGCCCATATTCCTACCTTATGCTGATTGGTTAGAAAGGTTTATGTTACCTCAGGATTTAGGTATGAGGGCTGAAGGTGGGCGCATCACTAACGACTGCCAGAGCCCTGTTCTGGTAATGCGTTGGGCAAAGGCGGTTTTGAAAAAGAATAAAGAGTTCGTTGAATTACTGATGATCTTAAAAAGAGCGCTAGAAGTATACCCGCTGGGTGTACGTGATATCGAGGAACTTCCCTACGAACCTTATGTTTATGATATTTCGGTGGCAGATAATGAGAACTTCATGACGGCTCAAGGCATATTTGTCCATAACTCGCGCGCGGGGGCCCAAGTGCCCTTTTCCAGTCTGAATATTGGGGCAGATACATCTGAAGAAGGGCGGAAAGTGACGCGTAACTTGCTCCTGGCGTACGAAAAAGGGCTGGGGCGGGGAGAAAACCCTATCTTCCCCAATATAATCTTCCGTGTCAAGGACGGGGTAAACGCCAACCCTGGCGATCCTAACTATGACCTGTTCAAGCTAGCCATCAAGGTAGCGGCCCAGCGGATGAATCCGACGTTCAGCTTCATGGATTCCTCCTTTAACAAGCCATATGGGTGTGAGGTCAGCTACATGGGCTGTCGAACGAGAGTGATCGGTAATCGCCGGGGCCCGGAAGTTACGGAGCAGCGCGGAAATCTTTCTTTTACCACGATTAACTTGCCCCGGCTGGCGATCAAGGCCAACCGCAGCCTGGGCAAATTCTACCAGGAATTAGATGCTATAATTGACCTGGCCTGTCGACAATTGTATCACCGGTACCGGGTTCAGGCCGCCCTCAAGGTTAAAGACCTGCCTTTCCTGATGGGCCAGGGGCTGTACCTGGATTCGGACAAGCTTGGTCCATGTGACCCGATTGAGGAAGCCATTAAGCACGGTACCCTGTCGGTAGGCTTTATTGGTCTGGCGGAAGCCCTGGTAGCTTTGATCGGTAAGCACCACGGTGAGTCAGACGAAGCTCAGGCCATCGGCATGTCGCTGGTTCAATACATGCGCAATAAAATCGATCAGGCGGCTGAAGAGTATAACCTGAATTATACTCTGTTGGCGACGCCTGCCGAAGGGCTGTCCGGCCGTTTCGTGGCTATAGACCGTGAGGAATACGGCCTGATTCCTGGTGTTACCGATAAGGAGTACTACACCAACTCTTTCCACATTCCGGTTAGTTTCCCGATCTCCATCCACGATAAGGTGGCCCGGGAGGGAGTATATCATAAGTACACCAATGCCGGGCATATCAGCTATGTTGAGTTTTCTGCTCCGCCAATTCATAATCTGGAGGCGGTAGAAACCATTATCAAGCACATGAAGAATAGTGACATGGGGTACGCCGGCATTAACTTCCCTATCGATTTCTGTGACAGTTGCAGTCAGACCGGGGTTTTCCCGGGGGATGAATGCCCCTTCTGCGGCTCGATATCTATTCGCCGCGTGCGGCGGATTACGGGTTACCTGAGTACTGTAGACCGGTTCAACGATTCAAAGGTGGCGGAGTTGCATGATAGAATAGCGCATAAATGGAAATAAAGTAGCAATTTCATAAACCCCCAGCCTCCATTCCATAATGGAGGCTTTTTATACGAACAATATGTTGATAATCGAGAAATCGATGAATTCAAAGCCATAAGAAAAACCCGGGGATTCTTTTAGAGCGTTGCCGTGGTTGTTTTCCCAGCGGAGGGCGAGAAAATAATAGAAAAATGGTTGCTCAGTGATGACAAAGTCGTGATTTGGATGATGAAGAAAAATTTGAAAAGGATCGGCTGTTTCGAAAGAAAGTTCCTGGCAGCTTCTCCATTAATCCACTTCTTTCAATTTTAGATTTTCGTGACAAACTACAGAGGGAGAACAGGCTTCGCCATTTTAATGGAGGTGGCCGGTAATTTGAATTGGTTTTTCCCTCGACCGATGGGGTTAAAATTCTTTTTAGCGTTCATCTTATTTCTCCTAGTACAGCTTTTTTGGCCGATGCTAGTCTTTGCGCCGACTCATACGCCTCAATTTTCTTCTAAAGTCGTGGTGATTGATGCCGGTCACGGCGGGGAAGATCCGGGAACGATTCACGGCTCGATTTATGAAAAAGACATCAATCTTGCGGTTGCCTTAAGGTTGGAAAAAATACTTCTTGCCCAGGACGTCCAGGTGGTAATGACCAGGCGCACAGACATTGACTACATTGTTCACCGCCGCTTGCGGGGGGAGAAGACTCGAAAGCAAAGCGATCTGGATCGTCGCCTGGAAATAGCCAATGAGCATGGGGCGGATCTGTTGATCAGCTTGCATGTCAACTGCTGGCGTAAGTATCAAGCTGGGGCAGAGGTCTTCTATAATCCGCAATCTGACCGGAGTGCTCTCCTTGCCCAGTGGATTCAACAGGAACTGCGTCAGATCCCGGGCATGACCAAACGAATCGCCAAAGCGGGTGATTATTATCTGATTATTCAGGCGGACATGCCTGCAGTGATTGTTGAAATGGGCTACCTTTCCAGTCCAAAGGAAAGACAATTACTGCTCACCCCGACGTACCAGGAACAATTAGCCCAGGCGATTGCGGCCGGTATTGTGCGCTATTTACGGGAAGGCGAGACCCAGTTTCCGAATCCGGATGTATGATTTGCTTTAATGTTTCCCCGCTGGTTGATTTCTCCCTGTTCTTGAGCTATACTATACCCAGTATACCATTTTAAATAATGGTGTGAGGGGATTCGCCGACAGGAAGGGTTCTTGGTGATTGATAAAGAGCAAGAGGTAATTAACGACCTGATTACCCGAATGCGGAAGATCGAAGGACAGGCGCGGGGAGTCCAACGGATGATGGAGGAAAACCAGGACTGCGGCGCGATCCTGGTGCAGCTTTCAGCCATGAAAGCGGCGATCAACCGGGTGGCGATGAAAGCCGTTGGTTGATACTATGGCAAGAAAATGCTAGAGGAACTGGCGAGTGGAGGCGATGGCCGCGTGGCGATGGAGGACATCATCGACATTTTGACTAGGTTTTCTTAATATAACCCACGAGCCTATTTATTAAAAGTTAAAGCAAAGAGCAATACCCTCCAATAATCAACGAAGTTAATCGAATTGAATGCTAAGGTTTTTTAGAATAATGAACACGGTGGTTGACACCGTGTTTTTTTCTTGACAAAGTTAATTGGTCAATGTATCCTTACCCTCTTTTCCTGACGAGCCAGCGGGTTTCCCTATGCTGGCTCATTTTTTTCAATTCTACCTGCTTCATATTTTCTTCACATTCAGTCGGTACACTTAGGAATGAGAGAAAAATTCAAAACATTGACCCAATATGATACAATGCTCATAACTAATCGCATTTGATTGATAATTGAGTAATGAATTGAGGGAGTCGAGAGGAGGACATGGTGTGTGAGCGGGAAAATCCTGGTCGTTGACGATGAGAAGAAAATCGCTGAGGTGGTACGGGCCTACTTGGAGCACGATGGCTTTGAGGTTCTGGTGGCCTATGACGGGAAAACCGCGGTGGAAATGGCCAGAGCGGAGCGGCCTGACCTGGTGGTGCTTGACTTGATGCTACCGGGCAAAAGCGGTGAAGAGGTCTGTCAAATCTTGCGTGCGGAGTCTGAGGTGGCGATCTTGATGTTGACCGCGAAGAATTCGGAAACTTCCCTGATTCATGGCTTGAACCTAGGAGCTGATGACTACATGAGCAAGCCCTTTAGTCCCCGGGAACTAGTGGCGCGGGTGCGGGCGGTCTTGCGGCGTACTAAAGCCAAAGGTAAGGGTGATCATGAAGTGTTAGACTTCCCCGCCGGCAAGCTGCGGATTGACCTGGCGCAGTACCAGGTCTGGCTGGATGGCCAGCCAGTCAACCTCACACCGACGGAATTTAAGTTGCTGGTTACCCTGGCACGTAACCCAGGGCGGGTTTATACCCGCAGTCAGCTGACTGTTCAAGTGCACGGTTACAATTATGAGGGGTATGATCGCACCATCGACGTCCATATCAAGAATCTGCGCCAGAAGATCGAGTTAAACCCCGATGAACCACGGTTTATCAAAACCGTCTACGGGGTGGGGTATAAATTTGAGGGCGATGGCCGTGCGAATTAGCTTGTGGATAAAGGTCATTCTTGTTTGCTTGGTTTCAATCCTTCTGAGTATCGGCTTGATTGGTACTTTTGTCAACTATATCTTAAATAGCGCCTTTGCTACTTACATTCAGCGGAACCAAGACATCCGTAACCAGCAGATTGTGGAAACATTGAGTTCTCTGTATGAGACATACGGGGACTGGCAGCGGGTGCGGGCCCAATTGCCGCCAATGGGGATGATGATGGGTACCGCCGTCCGGGTGGTGGATAACAACGGACGGTTGGTGGTGGACCTGTCTCCTGGGATGGGTATGATGGGCCGGCGCGGCACGATGGGGTCAGAGGTCTGGAACCGGCCAGGAGCAGTCCGTGAAGCCCCGATCATTGCCAACGGCGTGCAAGTCGGCACCGCCTACTTGACTCAAATGGGGCGCCACGGGATGTGGACCGCGGAAGACCTCTGGTTTCTAGGCCGCATTAATTATTCTATTATTTTGGCTGGCTTACTGGCCGCTGTATTAATTTTACCGGCGACCTACTTTCTGGCCAGAAACATTACCGCTTCTATTGGGCAAGTCACGCGGGCAGCCAAGCGTTTGGCCGAAGGCGATCTGAATCAACGCGTTGCGGTACACACCCGGGATGAAATCGGGGTTTTGGCCGAAACATTCAATCTAATGGCTGACCAACTGCAGGGTCAGGAGCGTCTGCGCAAAAAATTAATCGGTGATATTGCTCATGAACTAAAGACTCCGCTTACCACGCTGCGGATCCACCTGGAAGCTTTTCAGGACGGCATCTTGATTCCTGACCAGAAAAACTTGCAGGTGGTGCATGAAGAGGTGATGTCCCTGGTCAAATTGGTCCAGGACCTCCAGGAACTATCAGCCGCCGATGCCCAGGCCCTTAACCTGGTAAAAATTCAGACGGATTTTGGTGAACTGGTCGAGGGTGTGGTCCAGAAGATGAGGCCGCTGTTTGAGGAAAAAGACATTGCGGTCGAACTGCATTTATCACCTTCTCCATTGCTGGCTAAGATTGACCCGGATGCCATGACCAGAGTGTTGCATAACCTGTTGTTTAATGCCTACAAATATACTGCCAGCCAGGGGAAAGTCACCGTAGCCGTGGCGCGGGAAGGCGACCAGATCGTGATGCAAGTTAGCGATACCGGCATTGGGATTCCTCCTGAGCACCTGCCCCACATTTTTGAACGATTTTACCGGGTTGATCCTTCCCGCACGAAAGAGACCGGGGGAACGGGGATTGGCCTGGCGATTGCTAAGGAACTAATTGATGCCCACCAGGGAGAGATCCGGGTTGCCAGTACGCCGGGAGTAGGCAGTACGTTTACTGTCATACTCCCGCCAATTTCATAGAACCTTTATATCTTCTTCATAACTTCTTCACATGGACTGGATATGATCAAAGCGTAAGGTGAAGTTATCAGGGAGGAGGTGGACAAAAAATGAAAAAGAAGACAATGGTGCTCATCGGTGTGATTCTACTGCTGGTCCTGGTCGTACCAACTACTTTTGCCGCAGTGGCAAGTGACAGTTTGACTACCCAACAGCAGACGGAACTAGAGAAGCTGTATGTTCAACAAACTGAAATTCAGAAGCAGATTATTGACAAACGGGTTGAGTATGGACAGCTTACTCCCCAGCAGGGTGACGTTCTCAAGCAGCGTCTGGAGCAGCGCCAGCAGTATCAGGCGCAGAACGGTTACTCCTGCCCGGGTTGGGGTGCTGGTAATTGCCGGGGCGGAGGCACTGGTTTCGGTGGTCGGGGACCTGGTTGGATGCGGCGCAGTTAAGCGCCAAGCTCCAATTCATGGTTTAAGTAACTGTGAAAACGCAAATTGATATATTGTCACTCCAAAAAAATCACCCCCAATCCCCGCGGGGGGTGATTTTAATTCTGTTTTTTCTTTCCCCAATTGATTTTCAAGTGATGTACCGCTTGTTTCATCACGGTATTTTGTCTACAATATAAATTACAATTATGATATATGTTCACTTACCATTGATTAAGGGGTCCGGAATATGCCTAAAAAAAGCCGGCTTGAGGCTGAGATTACTAATCTAGTTGTCAAACTGCAAAGGGAAATCCTCGGTAGGGGCCCGGAGGACGCCAGGAGCTATATTGTGCATGATATGGTAATCCTGAGACTGAAGGGGGTTTTGACTACCGTAGAAAAACACCTGACAAAATCTGAAAAGGGCTGTCAAGTCGTAAAGCAGATGCGAGAAGTCTTGAGAGAAACTTATGCGGAAGAGGAGGAGCAAATTATTGCTAATGTTACTGGCTGTAAGGTAATTAGCAGCCACAGCGACATCAGCACCAAGACCGGTGAGCGGATCGAAATTTTTATTCTTGACCGGAACCTGGAGGAACTGCTCCAAAACCAAAGCTAAGCAGGTTTCGACAAATTAATCCTTTACTTCTAAAGTAAGTGTATTATATAATAATATTATTAGTGAAAAAACTCTAAAGTAATTATTTTATGTCTATATATTGTATATATTCGTCATTTTTTCTATATGTCGTATCAGGTTAGCTAGGAAATTGGTTTTTCACATATCAAAATAATATAACAATAACAATGGACAACTAAAATAAGCCAGATAATTCCAGCAGGCTGAGAACGGGAAGAATCCATGCGGGGCTAGGCGAGTGGGAGGAAGTTCTTTCTTTGTCTTACTTGTCAAGTGACCTTTATGGGTGATGCTCAACTGGAACAAACGCCAGTTGATGTGCCGTTTGGTTCTGAACTATCTCGGGTGAGGGAAGTGGTTGTTTTCCTCCTAGTAGACTGGGGTCTGTAATTATTTGTGGACGCCTGGTAGGCTAGCTCTTAATCAGGTTATTGATTTAAAGAGCTAGCTTTTGCATTTTGCGTACAATATTTTAATTAAATTATAAAATATCTGATTTGTTTTTTGCAGGGATTTGTTTCTTAGAAACGAATAATAAAAGCATAACAAAAAGAATAACTAAAGAATAACAAAAAATAAATAATTGGAAAATCGGGAATGGCTTTCCGCCTGGTTTGGGTTTGGAATACCCTGGTAATAATAGTCTTGGGCTCCCTCAGGATCTAAAACCCAATCCCAATCTTTTTCTTCCCGAGTGGAGCCCCTTTTATTTCCAGGTTAAATCTTAAAGGAGGTTTTCAATTGAAAGTAGAACTGGTAGCCAATATTCTAGACGCTAATACAGCGATCGCCGGGCAAAATCGTGAGCGTTTTGCCCAGTCTGGCACGTTTGTCGTTAACCTGATGAGTTCTCCCGGCGCCGGCAAGACCACAATATTGGAAGAAACTCTGGGGAAGTTAAAAGATAGAATCGCGGTCGGGGTAATCGAGGGTGATATTTGTACTACCAGAGATGCTGACCGCATTGCCAAACGAGGAGTGCCAGTTGTCCAGATCAACACCAGTGGTACCTGCCACCTGGATGCTAATATGATTGCCTCGGCAGTGACTAAATTAGGGGACCAGAAGTTTGATCTAATTGTGGTGGAAAACGTGGGTAATCTGGTCTGCCCGGCCGAGTTTGACCTGGGTGAAGATATTAAAGTAATGGTGATCAGTGTTACCGAGGGAAACGATAAGCCGATGAAGTATCCATTGATGTTCAGAGAATCTGCAGCTATTTTGGTCAATAAAATAGACTTACTGCCCTACACTGATTTTGATCCCGAAGAACTAAAACGTGATGTCAGCTTGATCAACCCGCACGCCAAACTCTTCTTTGTTTCAGCAAAGACGGGAGAAAACATGAATGAGTGGACGAATTGGCTGTTGGAACAGATTATGGCTAAAATGAACAATTAGTTTTTCCGGAAACATTAATCTAAATTCATTTAACCAACAGGGAGGTGGTATAATCTTGGAAAATTGACAGAAATTTTTTTGCCTGGAAAGAGCTAGAATAAAAGACCAAGGAGGGATATGTATGCCAACGCTGACTAGACGGGAGTTTATTAAACTGTGTGCTGGCTCGGCGGTAGCGATCAGTATGTCCGGTTTGCTCGCGCCTTATCTGGCTGAGGCTGCCCAGGGTGCACCGCCAGTCATCTGGATTCAAGGGGCGTCTTGTACTGGTTGCTCGATCTCATTATTAAATTCTGTTCATCCTGACATCAAAGAAGTGCTGTTGGACATCATCAGCCTCAAATTTCATCCCAACGTCATGGCTGCGGCTGGTGATCTGGCCATTGAAGCCATGGACAAGACTATTGCTGAGTACCCGAAGAAATATTATCTGGTCGTTGAGGGGGCCGTCCCGACCAAAGACGGCGGGTTCTACTGTACTGTTGGCGAGACCAAAGACGGCAAACCCGTCATGTTCACTGACCTGGTGAAGCGCCTAGGCGAAAATGCTGCTGCTGTATTAGCGGTCGGAACCTGTTCTTCCTTCGGCGGAATTCCCGCTGGCGATCCCAACCCGACGGGCTGTGTACCGGTATCTAAAGTAGTCAAAGGAACGCCGATCATCAATATTGCTGGCTGTCCGCCGCATCCCGATTGGATCGTCGGCACAATCGCCCATGTCCTTCTATATAAAGATATCCCTGAGCTTGACAAACACGGCCGACCGAAAATGTTCTTCGGCGGAACTGTCCACGATAACTGTCCGCGCCGGCAGTACTTTGACAACAGCATCTTCGCCAAAACCTTTGGTGAACCCGGCTGCCTGTTAGAAATCGGCTGCAAAGGACCAATGGCCCACTGCGATGCTTCGACGCGACTCTGGAACAATGGTGTCAACTGGTGTGTCAACTGCGGGGCTCCGTGCCTGGCCTGCACTGAACCGGCTTTCCCAGATGGCACCTCACCAGTATATAAACGATTACCGGAGATTCCTTTAGGACCACAAATCAGTTATACTGCTGATACTATCGGCTTGGCTTTAGGAGCGGCGACAGTAGCAGGAATTGGTGGCCATCTGATTGGTAACATTGTGACTGGCCGCATTGGCGGCAAACATGATGAAAAGAAAGAGGGTGACAAGTAATGGCCATGAAGGTAGTAGTTGACCCCGTAACCCGGATTGAGGGACATCTGAAAATGGAGGTAGAAATCGACGGGGGTAAGGTTGTTAATGCGCACAGTACAGGGGCCTTGTTCCGTGGTTTTGAACTTATCCTTCAGGGGCGCGATCCACGGGATGCCCAGCAGATTGTCCAACGGATCTGTGGGGTTTGACCGACTGGGCACGCGACAGCGGCTGCGCTGTCACTCGACGATGCCTTCGGCATTACTCCACCGACTAATGGGCGAATCATTCGTAACCTGATCCTTGGCGCTAACTATATTCAGTCCCATATCCTGCATTTCTACCACCTGGCGGCGCTGGACTACGTGAAAGGACCTGACGTGGCGCCGTTTATTCCGCGCTACGAAGGTGATTACCGGCTACCGGAGGCTGTAAATAAGGCGGCGGTTGACCAATACCTCCAGGCCCTTGAGATGCGTAAGAAAGCCCACGAAATGCTGGCTATATTTGGTGGACGGATGCCACACGTCCAGGCGATCGTACCAGGCGGAGTGACCGAGACTGTTGATGCCCAGAAAGTAATGGAATTCAAGTCCAGACTGAAAGAACTCATCGGATTCATTGATAATGTTTATGTTCCGACGGTTAAAGCCGTGGCCGAAGCCTATAAAGACTGGTTTAGCATTGGCACTGGCTGCAAGAACATGTTAGCCTATGGGGTATTCCCATTGGACGATAAGAAAGACCCGGCTGGTCAAAACCAATTCATCAAGCGCGGTATCTATCTTGATGGCCAGGATGGAACATTAGACCCAGCAAAAATTAACGAAGATGTTAAGTACTCCTGGTATAATGATGATACGGCCGGCAGCAAACACCCGACCGAAAGTGTCATCACCCCCAATCCGACCAAACAGGGCGCCTACTCTTGGCTTAAATCACCGCGTTATAACGGCAAAGTCATGGAGGTTGGCCCGCTGGCGCGGATGTGGGTGAACAAACAGAAAGATGTGCGGGCTTTAGGTAACGCTGCCTTCTCTACCATGGGCCGACACTTTGCCCGGGCGGTCGAGTGTTCGTTGATTGCCCATGCCATGGAAGATTGGCTAATGCAGCTTCAACCCGGGGCGCCGGTCTGCACACCGCATCAGGTACCGGAGAAGGCCCAGGGCATGGGCTTAACCGAAGCTGCCCGAGGCGCACTTGGCCACTGGATCAAGATCGAACACCACAAAACAGCCAAATACAATGCCGTTGTACCGACGACCTGGAATGCCTCGCCGCGGGACGCCAACAACCAGCCTGGCCCGATCGAGCAGGCGATGATCGGTACGCCGGTCAAAGATCCCAAGAACCCGATTGAAGTGGTGCGGATCATCCGGGCGTTCGACCCGTGCATCGGCTGCGCTGTCCATCTAGTTACCCCGGATAAGAAGGTACTGGCAATACACCGGGTGTACTAGAAAGGGGGATGAGCATGAAACAAGAACTGCGCCACCCCTTCGCCATCCGTTTCTTCCACTGGTGGAACATGGTGGCGATCACTATTTTAATCTTAACAGGATTTTATATCCACAGCCCGTTGAAGTTCAGGCTGTTCAGCAATATGGATACGGCCCGGTACCTGCACTTCATCATGATGTATTTCTTGATCTTCGGAGTTATCGGCCGGCTTTACTACATGTTTGCCACCGGGGATTACCGGAACATCTTATTCCAGCCAAGTGATATCAAAAAATTTCCGAGCATGATCAAATATTATCTCTTTCTGACCAACCGTCACCCGTATTACGGTAAGTACAACCCCGGTCAGAAGATGATGTATACAGGGGTTTTTGTGCTAGCAATTGTCCAGATAATCACTGGTTTCATTCTCTACTGGCCGACCAAAATGAGTTATTGGGCATACTTGCTGGGCGGACCAATCATTGTCAGGATGATTCATTACTGTGTTACCTGGGTCTTTGTGCTTTCTGTACTGGTCCACGTCTATTTGGACATCGCGGAAGGTTTCCCGATCTTAAGGTCTATGTTTACGGGTTATATGCCGACTGATTTCTATCATGGAGATCATGAAGAGGAGCAGGTAGTGCCAACCGGCCAAAAGGCCAGCTTAAAAGCTAAGTAGAGGGGAAAAATATTGAGTAAAGTTTTGGTTTTAGGTGTTGGTAATTTACTCTTGAAAGACGAAGGGGTGGGGGTTCACGTGGCGCACGAACTGATGAAGATGGAGCTCCCGCCTCAGGTTGAGGTGATTGATGCGGGCACAGCG contains:
- a CDS encoding HAMP domain-containing protein; the protein is MVSILLSIGLIGTFVNYILNSAFATYIQRNQDIRNQQIVETLSSLYETYGDWQRVRAQLPPMGMMMGTAVRVVDNNGRLVVDLSPGMGMMGRRGTMGSEVWNRPGAVREAPIIANGVQVGTAYLTQMGRHGMWTAEDLWFLGRINYSIILAGLLAAVLILPATYFLARNITASIGQVTRAAKRLAEGDLNQRVAVHTRDEIGVLAETFNLMADQLQGQERLRKKLIGDIAHELKTPLTTLRIHLEAFQDGILIPDQKNLQVVHEEVMSLVKLVQDLQELSAADAQALNLVKIQTDFGELVEGVVQKMRPLFEEKDIAVELHLSPSPLLAKIDPDAMTRVLHNLLFNAYKYTASQGKVTVAVAREGDQIVMQVSDTGIGIPPEHLPHIFERFYRVDPSRTKETGGTGIGLAIAKELIDAHQGEIRVASTPGVGSTFTVILPPIS
- a CDS encoding YckD family protein; translation: MKKKTMVLIGVILLLVLVVPTTFAAVASDSLTTQQQTELEKLYVQQTEIQKQIIDKRVEYGQLTPQQGDVLKQRLEQRQQYQAQNGYSCPGWGAGNCRGGGTGFGGRGPGWMRRS
- a CDS encoding DUF2294 domain-containing protein, translating into MPKKSRLEAEITNLVVKLQREILGRGPEDARSYIVHDMVILRLKGVLTTVEKHLTKSEKGCQVVKQMREVLRETYAEEEEQIIANVTGCKVISSHSDISTKTGERIEIFILDRNLEELLQNQS
- the hypB gene encoding hydrogenase nickel incorporation protein HypB → MKVELVANILDANTAIAGQNRERFAQSGTFVVNLMSSPGAGKTTILEETLGKLKDRIAVGVIEGDICTTRDADRIAKRGVPVVQINTSGTCHLDANMIASAVTKLGDQKFDLIVVENVGNLVCPAEFDLGEDIKVMVISVTEGNDKPMKYPLMFRESAAILVNKIDLLPYTDFDPEELKRDVSLINPHAKLFFVSAKTGENMNEWTNWLLEQIMAKMNN
- a CDS encoding hydrogenase small subunit, with the translated sequence MPTLTRREFIKLCAGSAVAISMSGLLAPYLAEAAQGAPPVIWIQGASCTGCSISLLNSVHPDIKEVLLDIISLKFHPNVMAAAGDLAIEAMDKTIAEYPKKYYLVVEGAVPTKDGGFYCTVGETKDGKPVMFTDLVKRLGENAAAVLAVGTCSSFGGIPAGDPNPTGCVPVSKVVKGTPIINIAGCPPHPDWIVGTIAHVLLYKDIPELDKHGRPKMFFGGTVHDNCPRRQYFDNSIFAKTFGEPGCLLEIGCKGPMAHCDASTRLWNNGVNWCVNCGAPCLACTEPAFPDGTSPVYKRLPEIPLGPQISYTADTIGLALGAATVAGIGGHLIGNIVTGRIGGKHDEKKEGDK
- a CDS encoding nickel-dependent hydrogenase large subunit, whose translation is MAMKVVVDPVTRIEGHLKMEVEIDGGKVVNAHSTGALFRGFELILQGRDPRDAQQIVQRICGVUPTGHATAAALSLDDAFGITPPTNGRIIRNLILGANYIQSHILHFYHLAALDYVKGPDVAPFIPRYEGDYRLPEAVNKAAVDQYLQALEMRKKAHEMLAIFGGRMPHVQAIVPGGVTETVDAQKVMEFKSRLKELIGFIDNVYVPTVKAVAEAYKDWFSIGTGCKNMLAYGVFPLDDKKDPAGQNQFIKRGIYLDGQDGTLDPAKINEDVKYSWYNDDTAGSKHPTESVITPNPTKQGAYSWLKSPRYNGKVMEVGPLARMWVNKQKDVRALGNAAFSTMGRHFARAVECSLIAHAMEDWLMQLQPGAPVCTPHQVPEKAQGMGLTEAARGALGHWIKIEHHKTAKYNAVVPTTWNASPRDANNQPGPIEQAMIGTPVKDPKNPIEVVRIIRAFDPCIGCAVHLVTPDKKVLAIHRVY